A part of Babylonia areolata isolate BAREFJ2019XMU chromosome 6, ASM4173473v1, whole genome shotgun sequence genomic DNA contains:
- the LOC143283029 gene encoding receptor-type tyrosine-protein phosphatase O-like isoform X1: MDGGATGRYCATPENFHITVAQAARTRRSVYRRVARSAADFVLYTVGEEQCDQVDGSQYCNGPLPEDKSFVVIIWACTRAGCTESADVVIVRTQAVDDGLPMGAIIGAVAAVVVVIIIAAVIIVLVLRRRRKSPGSSSVQLSLIRKPIKLKDFATHLERLHKDYNRLFHKEFKTIEKISPEHSQEAAMTDANKLKNRYAKTLSYDHSRVKLSTGDDDAGTTDYINANYIPGYNSPREYIATQGPMVSTFSDFWRMMWEQKSSLIVMLSDLQERGEPKVDMYWPGELHAPLQYGDIIVELTTSSTLNKFTTRTFRLHKEDQDDMRRVVQYFVPGWEVFSANLQSEEVLDFISIVRQEARSSQGPVVVHCSAGVGRTGTFIALDFLKQFVEEHSLDDEVDIFTLVRNLRHYRPLMVQSESQYVFIHDTLKVIIERKVCGVQERNIYFGISPNVNQASDSNGNAHVYTDLRQTTKI, from the exons ATGGATGGTGGTGCCACCGGCAGATACTGTGCAACTCCCGAAAACTTCCACATAACTGTTGCTCAAG CCGCCAGGACACGACGCTCAGTGTACAGACGTGTGGCACGATCTGCTGCTGACTTTGTGCTGTACACTGTGGGTGAGGAACAGTGTGACCAGGTGGATGGCAGTCAGTACTGCAATGGTCCTCTTCCAGAGGACAAGAGTTTTGT TGTCATCATCTGGGCGTGCACGAGGGCAGGCTGCACAGAATCAGCTGATGTGGTCATCGTCAGGACACAGGCTGTTGATGATG GTCTACCAATGGGTGCTATCATTGGAGccgttgctgccgttgttgtggTCATCATCATAGCTGCTGTTATCATTGTGCTGGTCCTGCGACGACGAAg GAAGAGCCCTGGTTCTTCATCTGTACAACTGTCTCTGATTCG CAAACCCATCAAACTGAAAGACTTTGCAACTCATTTGGAACGTCTGCACAAGGATTACAATCGTCTGTTCCATAAAGAATTCAAG actatTGAAAAAATCTCCCCAGAGCACTCTCAGGAAGCAGCTATGACGGACGCCAACAAACTGAAAAATCGCTATGCCAAGACTCTGTCTT ATGATCACTCACGTGTCAAACTGAGCACAGGTGATGATGACGCCGGCACCACAGACTACATCAATGCTAACTACATTCCT ggttACAATTCGCCTCGTGAGTACATTGCCACCCAGGGACCCATGGTGTCGACGTTTTCTGACTTCTGGAGGATGATGTGGGAACAGAAATCTTCACTGATTGTCATGCTGTCTGACCtgcaggagagaggagag CCCAAAGTGGACATGTACTGGCCTGGAGAACTGCACGCCCCATTACAGTACGGTGACATCATTGTGGAGCTGACGACATCGTCCACCTTGAACAAGTTCACCACTCGCACGTTCCGTCTCCACAAG GAGGACCAGGACGACATGCGGCGTGTGGTCCAGTACTTCGTCCCGGGCTGGGAAGTCTTCTCGGCCAACCTGCAGTCTGAAGAAGTGCTGGACTTCATCAGCATTGTTCGCCAAGAGGCAAGGTCCTCACAAGGGCCCGTCGTTGTCCACTGCAG tgctggtGTGGGGCGCACAGGGACGTTCATCGCCCTGGACTTCCTGAAGCAGTTTGTAGAGGAGCACAGCCTGGATGATGAGGTGGACATCTTTACTCTGGTGCGAAACTTGAGACACTACAGACCCCTCATGGTGcagtctgag AGTCAGTACGTGTTCATCCACGACACACTGAAGGTGATCATTGAGCGAAAGGTCTGTGGAGTGCAGGAGAGGAACATCTATTTTGGCATCAGCCCTAACGTCAACCAGGCTTCTG ACTCAAATGGCAACGCACATGTGTACACCGATTTGAGGCAAACCACTAAAATATAA
- the LOC143283029 gene encoding receptor-type tyrosine-protein phosphatase O-like isoform X2 has translation MDGGATGRYCATPENFHITVAQAARTRRSVYRRVARSAADFVLYTVGEEQCDQVDGSQYCNGPLPEDKSFVVIIWACTRAGCTESADVVIVRTQAVDDGLPMGAIIGAVAAVVVVIIIAAVIIVLVLRRRKSPGSSSVQLSLIRKPIKLKDFATHLERLHKDYNRLFHKEFKTIEKISPEHSQEAAMTDANKLKNRYAKTLSYDHSRVKLSTGDDDAGTTDYINANYIPGYNSPREYIATQGPMVSTFSDFWRMMWEQKSSLIVMLSDLQERGEPKVDMYWPGELHAPLQYGDIIVELTTSSTLNKFTTRTFRLHKEDQDDMRRVVQYFVPGWEVFSANLQSEEVLDFISIVRQEARSSQGPVVVHCSAGVGRTGTFIALDFLKQFVEEHSLDDEVDIFTLVRNLRHYRPLMVQSESQYVFIHDTLKVIIERKVCGVQERNIYFGISPNVNQASDSNGNAHVYTDLRQTTKI, from the exons ATGGATGGTGGTGCCACCGGCAGATACTGTGCAACTCCCGAAAACTTCCACATAACTGTTGCTCAAG CCGCCAGGACACGACGCTCAGTGTACAGACGTGTGGCACGATCTGCTGCTGACTTTGTGCTGTACACTGTGGGTGAGGAACAGTGTGACCAGGTGGATGGCAGTCAGTACTGCAATGGTCCTCTTCCAGAGGACAAGAGTTTTGT TGTCATCATCTGGGCGTGCACGAGGGCAGGCTGCACAGAATCAGCTGATGTGGTCATCGTCAGGACACAGGCTGTTGATGATG GTCTACCAATGGGTGCTATCATTGGAGccgttgctgccgttgttgtggTCATCATCATAGCTGCTGTTATCATTGTGCTGGTCCTGCGACGA AGGAAGAGCCCTGGTTCTTCATCTGTACAACTGTCTCTGATTCG CAAACCCATCAAACTGAAAGACTTTGCAACTCATTTGGAACGTCTGCACAAGGATTACAATCGTCTGTTCCATAAAGAATTCAAG actatTGAAAAAATCTCCCCAGAGCACTCTCAGGAAGCAGCTATGACGGACGCCAACAAACTGAAAAATCGCTATGCCAAGACTCTGTCTT ATGATCACTCACGTGTCAAACTGAGCACAGGTGATGATGACGCCGGCACCACAGACTACATCAATGCTAACTACATTCCT ggttACAATTCGCCTCGTGAGTACATTGCCACCCAGGGACCCATGGTGTCGACGTTTTCTGACTTCTGGAGGATGATGTGGGAACAGAAATCTTCACTGATTGTCATGCTGTCTGACCtgcaggagagaggagag CCCAAAGTGGACATGTACTGGCCTGGAGAACTGCACGCCCCATTACAGTACGGTGACATCATTGTGGAGCTGACGACATCGTCCACCTTGAACAAGTTCACCACTCGCACGTTCCGTCTCCACAAG GAGGACCAGGACGACATGCGGCGTGTGGTCCAGTACTTCGTCCCGGGCTGGGAAGTCTTCTCGGCCAACCTGCAGTCTGAAGAAGTGCTGGACTTCATCAGCATTGTTCGCCAAGAGGCAAGGTCCTCACAAGGGCCCGTCGTTGTCCACTGCAG tgctggtGTGGGGCGCACAGGGACGTTCATCGCCCTGGACTTCCTGAAGCAGTTTGTAGAGGAGCACAGCCTGGATGATGAGGTGGACATCTTTACTCTGGTGCGAAACTTGAGACACTACAGACCCCTCATGGTGcagtctgag AGTCAGTACGTGTTCATCCACGACACACTGAAGGTGATCATTGAGCGAAAGGTCTGTGGAGTGCAGGAGAGGAACATCTATTTTGGCATCAGCCCTAACGTCAACCAGGCTTCTG ACTCAAATGGCAACGCACATGTGTACACCGATTTGAGGCAAACCACTAAAATATAA